A genomic stretch from Shewanella woodyi ATCC 51908 includes:
- the hisIE gene encoding bifunctional phosphoribosyl-AMP cyclohydrolase/phosphoribosyl-ATP diphosphatase HisIE, with product MTDSVKDKSALSNSLDWDKQDGLIPAIVQNHLTGKVLMLGYMDKAALDKTLETGSVTFFSRSKQALWTKGETSGHTLELVAIDKDCDNDSLLMQVLPNGPTCHLQTESCWPDGNAHTFLDNLANLIADRKGDDPKSSYTAHLFESGTKRIAQKVGEEGLEAALAAATHDKPELIDEASDLIYHLLVLLEDQELSLADITDNLRKRHLKAN from the coding sequence ATGACCGATTCAGTAAAAGACAAATCAGCACTTTCAAACTCACTAGATTGGGATAAGCAAGATGGACTGATCCCTGCTATCGTACAGAACCATTTAACTGGGAAAGTGCTCATGCTGGGCTACATGGATAAGGCTGCACTGGATAAAACCTTAGAAACAGGCTCAGTAACCTTTTTCAGCAGAAGTAAGCAAGCATTATGGACCAAAGGAGAAACATCGGGCCATACATTAGAGCTAGTCGCCATTGACAAAGATTGCGATAACGACAGTTTATTGATGCAAGTGCTTCCTAACGGCCCTACCTGTCACTTGCAAACTGAGAGCTGCTGGCCAGATGGAAATGCTCACACTTTCCTCGATAATTTGGCCAACTTGATTGCGGATCGTAAAGGCGATGACCCAAAGTCCAGTTATACCGCACATCTGTTTGAAAGTGGCACTAAGCGTATTGCACAGAAAGTCGGTGAAGAGGGATTAGAAGCAGCACTAGCTGCTGCAACACACGACAAGCCTGAACTGATTGATGAAGCATCGGATCTCATCTATCACCTACTAGTGCTACTTGAAGATCAAGAGCTCAGTCTAGCCGATATCACTGATAATTTGCGTAAACGCCATTTAAAAGCGAATTAA
- the hisF gene encoding imidazole glycerol phosphate synthase subunit HisF, with translation MLAKRIVPCLDVREGKVVKGVQFRNHEIVGDIVPLAARYAEEGADELVFYDITASAHDRVIDKSWVSRVAERIDIPFCVAGGISSIEQAREKLAFGADKISVNSPALSDPSLIQRLQDEFGRQCIVIGIDSYYDEASDSYRVKQFTGDESATKDTQWFTQNWVEEVQKRGCGEIVLNVMNQDGVRQGYDLKQLSIIREICDVPLIASGGAGTMEHFKDVFEIAKVDAALAASVFHKGIIDINELKTYLAQHKIPTRR, from the coding sequence ATGTTAGCTAAACGTATCGTGCCCTGCCTTGATGTCAGAGAGGGGAAAGTCGTTAAAGGCGTGCAGTTCCGCAACCACGAAATTGTCGGTGATATCGTCCCTTTAGCTGCAAGGTATGCCGAAGAAGGAGCGGATGAGTTAGTCTTTTATGACATCACCGCCAGTGCCCATGACAGAGTTATCGATAAAAGCTGGGTGAGCAGAGTTGCTGAGCGTATCGATATCCCCTTTTGTGTAGCCGGTGGCATTAGCAGCATAGAGCAAGCCAGAGAGAAGCTTGCTTTTGGCGCAGATAAGATCTCCGTCAACTCACCCGCCCTCTCCGATCCAAGTTTAATTCAACGCTTACAAGATGAGTTTGGCCGTCAATGTATCGTGATAGGCATCGACTCCTATTATGACGAAGCAAGCGACAGTTACAGAGTGAAACAGTTTACTGGCGATGAGTCCGCAACCAAAGATACCCAATGGTTTACTCAAAACTGGGTTGAAGAGGTGCAAAAACGCGGCTGCGGTGAGATTGTTTTGAATGTGATGAATCAAGATGGCGTACGTCAAGGTTACGATCTAAAGCAGCTCTCCATCATTCGAGAGATCTGCGATGTACCCCTTATTGCCTCAGGCGGTGCGGGAACCATGGAGCACTTTAAAGATGTCTTTGAGATAGCCAAGGTTGATGCTGCACTCGCAGCAAGTGTATTCCATAAAGGGATCATCGACATCAATGAGCTGAAAACCTACTTAGCTCAGCACAAGATCCCCACACGCCGCTAA
- a CDS encoding LacI family DNA-binding transcriptional regulator → MSTIKDIARVAGVSVATVSRVVNNDPKVKEKTKLKVTKVMLDLNYTPNANARALVTQKNTTIGVIIPSLTDPFFASLANGVEQVARQQSMQLLLSTGLVSAESERQAINLLRERRCDVMVVHSKKLTDDELIALSEQIPGLVLIDRHIEQISHRCVWLDNLEGGKIAARHLLALNHQKFASISSKYQIEDPGLRLEGFTRELTGAGFAIDKELIEYGEPNLQGGEIATQHLLSSGKTFSALFVYNDAMAIGAISTLEDNGYRVPQDISVIGFDDVLLSRYSRPKLSTLNYPIEEMAQQAANLAIELTKERKAAKDEYKVESKTHKYVPRLVKRESTSLCNEN, encoded by the coding sequence ATGTCCACAATCAAAGACATTGCTCGTGTCGCAGGAGTCTCGGTCGCAACCGTCTCCCGTGTTGTTAATAACGATCCGAAAGTGAAAGAGAAAACCAAGCTGAAAGTCACCAAAGTGATGCTTGATCTCAACTACACACCCAATGCAAATGCACGAGCCTTAGTCACACAAAAGAACACCACTATAGGGGTTATTATCCCTTCATTGACCGATCCCTTTTTTGCTTCATTAGCTAACGGGGTTGAGCAAGTCGCCAGGCAACAAAGTATGCAGCTACTGTTAAGTACTGGTTTGGTGAGTGCAGAATCTGAGAGACAAGCGATAAATCTACTCAGAGAGAGGCGATGTGATGTGATGGTTGTTCACAGTAAAAAACTCACCGATGATGAGTTAATCGCTTTATCCGAGCAAATTCCAGGGCTTGTGTTAATCGATCGACACATAGAACAGATATCACACCGTTGTGTCTGGCTAGATAACCTAGAGGGAGGGAAAATAGCAGCCCGTCACCTACTCGCCTTAAACCACCAAAAATTTGCCTCTATATCTAGTAAATATCAAATTGAAGATCCAGGGCTCAGACTCGAAGGATTCACACGGGAGTTGACCGGTGCCGGATTTGCTATCGACAAGGAGTTAATAGAGTACGGCGAACCCAACCTTCAAGGCGGGGAGATAGCAACGCAACACTTACTCTCTTCAGGAAAAACATTCTCTGCACTCTTTGTTTATAACGATGCTATGGCAATAGGGGCAATATCGACACTGGAGGACAACGGTTATCGAGTTCCCCAAGATATTTCGGTGATTGGCTTTGATGATGTTCTGCTCTCTCGCTATTCAAGGCCAAAGCTATCTACGCTTAACTACCCCATTGAAGAGATGGCACAGCAAGCGGCAAATTTGGCCATCGAATTAACCAAAGAGAGGAAAGCAGCTAAAGATGAGTACAAGGTTGAAAGCAAGACACACAAATACGTCCCTAGACTAGTCAAAAGAGAATCAACAAGTTTATGCAACGAAAACTGA